The following nucleotide sequence is from Candidatus Cloacimonadota bacterium.
GGAGTTCCTACGAAAAATTTCAGCAAGATATTTTTGCAAAGTATTATGATAAAAAGGCGATTATAATTGATGTTCGCAATAATCCGGGTGGATGGATTCATGATTATTTAATCGAAGTACTGACGAAAAAACCGTATGCTTACACAACCAGCAGAACCTTCAATGCAAAGAAAAGTAAATTCCCTTCGGATGTCTGGGATAAGCAGGTTGTATTACTCATCAACCAAAATTCATTTTCAGATGCAGAAATATTTCCAACTCTTTTCAAACAATTTAATTTCGGCAAAGTTATCGGCATGCCCACAAGCGGTTCAGTAATCGGAACGTGGCATGTAAATTTTATGGACGGCTCCAGCATGCGGATGCCCGGAAGTGGCTGGTTTACAAAGGATAAAATCAATATGGAAGGTAGGGGAGCAGAACCGGATATTTATATTGATCTTACCCCTGAACAAAAAATTTCTGATGATGATGTTCAGCTTCAAAAAGCTGTAGAAGTTTTGATGGAAGATTTGTAAAAAATCTCGACTATCTAAAAAATTCCGACCCTATAGAAATAGAAAAGAAAAGACATTTCACAGAGCAGACTAGGACGACGTCTGTTGCGTTCGAGTGGGGGTAAGTCCAAGCAGGATTTGGCTCGAAAGCATTTTTTTGCTTTGAGCCGAGAACTGTGAGCAATGTTCACAATTTGCTTGTCCTCACCCCACGCTCCACTGCGGGGTAAGTCCAAACAGGACTTGGCTCGAAAGCGTTTTTTCCCTTTTTACTTTTTTGAGAATGCTTCAGCATTCTTTTTTCGATTTAGCGTGGGGGTTTACCCCCTCGCAACTCTCGGACGCCGTCCATTGCGTTCGAGTCGAGATTTTTTTTATCTTTGCGAAAGTTTAAAAAACTTTGGGAAAATTTTTTCATTCACAAAGTTTTCACTTTCGCAAAGATAGTTGTTCGAATTAATGTCGCATCTCTGATGCTCTAATTTTCACCGTCATTTTTACCGAATGCTTACACATTCGGCTACAAATATGACGCTCCTCTGGAGCTAAAAAAGTAAAAAAACTGAAATAAGCACCCGCGGTGCGGAATCTTTGTAGCATAAAATCTCGACCCTATAGAAATAGAAAAAAAAGGCATTTCACAGAGCAGACTCGGACGCCGTCTTTTGCGTTAGAATCGTAGGATACATAAAACAAACAGAATCATTTATTTTTTATGAAAATTGACAACAATTCATCTTATGGAAGAATACAATTATCAAATTTTTAATTTATTCAAAAGTAATAAATGGAGATAACGATGAATGGCATTGATAAAATTATTAGTGAAGCAGAATCGCTTTCGGTTACAGGAAGAATTTTCGTAATTGATTCACTGCTAAAATCTTTAAATTCTCCGAATCCGGAGACTGATAAGAAGTGGGTGCAGTTAGCGAAAAAAAGATTAGAAGATATACGCTCAAACAATGTGAAAACAGTAGCGGGTAACGAGGTGTTTGCAAAAATTAGAGAGCGTTTTAGTAAATGAACTTCTCTTTTCATCCTGAAGCGGAAGAGGAATTTTACAAAGCAATTGACTACTATGAAATGTGCGAGAATGGTCTCGGATACGATTTCTCAATCGAGATATACTGCACAATTCAAAGCATAATAGAATACCCGAACGCTTGGTCAATTTTGGAAGATAATATCCATCGGTGTCTTACGAATCGTTTTCCTTATGGTATCCTTTATAGTATCGAAACTAATGAGATATTGATCCTTGCAGTGATGAATCTTCACCGTGGTCCTAATTACTGGAAGGAAAGAATACCATAAAACAAAATTTGTAAATCTATAAAACATAATATATACCGACTCGGACGCCGTCCATTGCGTTCGAGTGGGGGTAAGTCCAAACAGGATTTGGCTCGAAAGCGTTTTTCTGCTTTTCATTTTTTTGAGAATGCTTCAGCATTCTTTTTTCGATTCAGCGTGGGGGTTTACCCCCTCGCAACTCTCGGACGCCGTCCATTGCGTTCGAGTCGAGATTTTTTTTTATCTTTGCGAAAGTTTAAAAAACTTTGGGAAAATTTTTTCATTCACAAAGTTTTCACTTTCGCAAAGATAGTTGTTCGAATTAATGTCGCATCTCTGATGCTCTAATTTTCACCGTCATNNNNNNNNNNNNNNNNNNNNNNNNNNNNNNNNNNNNNNNNNNNNNNNNNNNNNNNNNNNNNNNNNNNNNNNNNNNNNNNNNNNNNNNNNNNNNNNNNNNNTTCACTTTCGCAAAGATAGTTGTTCGAATTAATGTCGCATCTCTGATGCTCTAATTTTCACCGTCATTTTTACCGAATGCTTACACATTCGGCTACAAATATGACGCTCCTCTGGAGCTAAAAAAGTTCGTCCGACTCGAGTTTCTCAAATTCGTCACGGCTCGGTAAAGAGTGAATTTAATTCAAGAAATTGTGCTTACCATCACGGACTGAATTGTCCAAAGCCTATTTTCCGCTTCATCGAAAACTTTTGAATTTTTGCTTTCAAAAACTTCTTCTTCCACTTCGCAAATATCAGGATATTTCTGTGCCATAAGAGTTTCGTGATTATGAAAAGAGGGAAGGCAGTGTAAGAAAATCACATCATTATTCTCTGTTTTATCTAACATTTTTCGGGTAATTTTATAAGGTTTTAACAATTTTATTCTTTCTGGAATTTTGTCCTCTTCACCCATCGAAGCCCAAACGTCTGTATAAATCACATCAGCATTTTTCACGCCTTCATCTATAGAATCGGTAAGAGTTATTTTTGCTCCGGTTTCTTTTGCGTATTCGTTACAAAGATTCACAAGATCGTCGGCAGGATGCAAAGATTTTGGGGCAACTATGCGAAAATCTATTCCCACTTTCGCAGCCCCGATCATCAGAGAATTTGCCATATTATTTCTTCCGTCTCCAAGATAGGCAAATTTGATTCCATTTAACTTTTGGAAATTTTCTTTAACCGTCATAAAATCTGCAAGGATCTGAGTTGGGTGGAATTCATCGGTGAGTCCGTTCCAAACCGGTACACCTGCATATTTCGCTAATGTTTCCACGCTTTTGTGGCTGAATCCGCGAAATTCTATTCCGTCAAACATTCTGCCAAGCACACGTGCAGTATCCTTCACAGTTTCTTTTTTCCCGATTTGAATATCATTTTTTCCCAAAAATTCAGGATGTGCTCCTTCGTTGAAGGCAGCGGTTACAAATGCACAACGCGTTCTTGTTGAGGCTTTTTCAAAAATAAGGGCGATATTTTTCCCTTCCATTTTTTTCTTTAAAATTCCTTCTTTTTTCTGTTTTTTCAAATCAATCGCCAGATTGATCAATCCTTCGATCTCTTTGCCAGAGAAGTCCTTTAGCGTGAGGAAACTTCTTCCTTTTAGATTTAATGTCATTTTTTCTCCTGTTTTATGCTTATTTATTTACAAATTAAAAGTTTGGGACGAACAGGGATGTTCGACTTACGATTCAAAACAGGGATGTTCGACTTACGTTCATTTCTTCACAAGTCCTGCTTTGATCAAATCGTGCATATGAACCAAAGCAATTGGCTTTCCATCATCATCCACCACAGGCAGCATCGTAATCGCATGTTTTTCCATTAACTCCAAAGTGTCAATGCCTGAAGTTTGGGGTGTGATATGGATCGGATTGGATGTCATCAAACTTTTTATTTCCATATTAAGGGGATTTTTGTGTTCTTGCAGGATTCTTCGCAAATCACCATCCGTGATCATTCCAACAAGTTTTCCTTCATCGTTGACAATATTGATACATCCCAAACCCTTTGATGTCATTACAAGAATTGCGTTTTTAAGGCTTACATCTTGTTTTACAACCGGATTTTCATTACCCGAATGCATAATGTCTTTCACTTTGAGAAGCAACCGTTTTCCGATAAATCCGCCCGGATGTCGCAAAGCAAAATCTTCTTTTTGGAAATTTTTCTGCTTCATTACTACTGAAACGATTGCATTTCCCATTGCGAGTGCAGTGGTAGTGCTAACAGTTGGAACAATTCCCAAAGGCTCGAATTCGCTTGGAACTCCGATGTCCATTACAAAATCCGCTTCTTTGGCAAGGCTTGATGATAAATTGCCGGTCATCAAGAAAATTCGATTATTGTGATTTCTAAAATAGGGGATCATTTCAATAAGTTCTTCGGTTTCTCCGCTGTTAGAAATCATAATTATTATGTCATCTCGCATTACCATGCCCAAATCGCCATGAATTGCATCAGCGGGATGAAGATAAACTGAATTTGTGCCGGTGCTTGCCAAACTGGCTGAGATTTTTCGGGCAATTATACCGGTTTTGCCCATACCGGTAACTACGATTTTACCTTTGCATATGCAAATTTCTGAAATCACAGAATTGATTTCAATAGGAATCTTCTGCGAAAGTTCTGTCAATGCTCGAGCTTCTTGACTGATAATTTTTTTTATTTCTTCATTAATACTCATTATCATCCTGCCTATTCCTTTTTATGTTTATAACCGTTTAGAAATTTATGGTATTTTCAGTCAAATTATTTGCAATTATTTTTCCATAAAACTGTCTAAAATTGTTCATTGTAATTCTCACTTTTAGGATCTAATATTTTTTAGTGGTGCTAATCCCTGTATTTGCTCTTTAGAAAGCCTTTTGTTTTTATCCAACTCTATCTTTTCCGCAAAAATATTCGACGAGGTCAATTATGCTCAGTAATAAAATATACTTAATACTATGCTGAAAAAATGTTTTTTTAATTATGATTAATAAATATTAATTTTAAAAAAACGCGAGAAACTCTTTTCAATCATTTCATTTTAAAGTGATTTTTTCACATTTATTAATGATTTTCTTTACATATTATCCTAACATTTTGTTTTTGGCGAACAATTATCACATTAGGAGAAGATATGCTAATTAATTTTAAGGTTGCCAATTTTCTATCAATTTTTGAAGAACAGGAATTAAGTCTTTATCCAAATGGAAGACTTCGAAAAAAGAATAATCATATCTATAAAACTGAAAAAAAGAAACACACGGACGTTTTAAAATCATCGGTTTTATATGGAGCCAATTCCTCCGGTAAAACTAATCTTATAAAAGCCATTTTATTTGCTAAAGATTTTATAGTAAATGGTTCAAAATCAAAGAAGCTAATAAATATTACAAATTTTAAACTATTAAAAAATAATACAAATCCTTCAAAATTCCAATTTGAGATATACATTAACAATAATTGTTACGAATATGGATTTGAGATTAAGGATAATGTAATAAAATCAGAATGGCTTAAAAGTGTAACAAAATATTCAGAGAATTACTATTTTATCAGGAATTTTATAAATGGTAAAAACAACATTGAATATAAAAATAAAATAAATAATGATGACATGAAATTAGTTAGAAAATCTTGTATGCTCGAAGTTCGTGATAACCAGTTACTTCTAACTGTTTTAAATGATAAAAACCCTAATACTATCGAAAAACATTATAGAGAGGTTTATAGGTGGTTTGATAAAATACTAATGGTTATTACACCACAGTCAAAATTTCACGGAATTCAAATAGAAATTAAAAAGGATGAAAAATTATATGCTTTTTTTAATCAATATCTAAATATTTTAGATACTGGAATCGACAAATTGGCTTTTCATAAATATAAATTAGACGACAGCAAATTAAATATACCAGCCTTTATTAAAAATGACATAAAAAATAAACTGCAAGAAAAAACCGAAATTGTCGCAATTAGCAATAATAACAACGAATATTATTGTATCTATTTGAATGAATCAGGTGAATATATTGCTGGAAAGCTAAAAGCAAAACATAAAAGAATAGACAGTAAATCTTTTGTTGAATTAGATTTTAATGAAGAATCAGCCGGAACCCATAGAATCTTTGAACTATTACCTATTCTTTACACTGCAATTAATACTGAAAAAGTTATATTGGTTGATGAACTTGGAAGAAGTTTTAATTCCTTGGTTTCTGCTAAATTTTTTGAACTCTTTTTTGAAATGACAGAAAACAAACCTTCCCAATTAATTGCAACGACCCATGATTTAATTTTATTAGACCTAAATAAATTTCGTAGAGATGAGATATGGTTTATCAAAAAAGATATTAAGAACCAGTCCATTCTATATTCATTAGAAGAATTCCTAACCAGATTTGATAAAAAGCTCAGAAAAGCCTATCTCGAAGGTCGGTATGGAGCAATTCCAATTTTAGATAATATTTCAGGGGGGCAATAATGCCACCTTCCCGTTACTCAAGAAAATCCAAATGTCGTACACCTATAAGATTTTACATCTCTCCCGAAGGTTCCAAAACAGAATACAATTATTTTAATAGTATAGAGTTGAAAAAAGAATTAAGATTAGAAAATATTGAAATAATTCCAATTCCCAGAAAGATTAAAGACACAAGATCAGCTCCCAAAGATGTTTTAGATAGACTAAACAATTATTTAGGAAAAAACAAAATAAATCCATCTAAATTTAATTTTTGTTCATTGGTAATCGACTATGATAATTGGGGTAATAAGAAACTTAAACAAATCAATAAATCTATTAAACAAAAAAATTATCACTTGTATGTATCAAACCCTTGTTTAGAATTGTGGTTTATATTGCATAAAAAAGACGCAATATGTGCATACGCTACACCAGATAACAAAAGAATCAATACACCGGATAAATGTAAAAAATTATGCAATAGCTTGTTTCACGGATCTTATCACAAACTCTACTCTTTAACTGAAATTGCTATAAAAAATGCGAAAAAACTAGACAATAATTCTGAAGAAGATTGGCCTAACGATATTGGGACACATTTATATAAATTATTTGAAAAATTAATTGCTAATAGTAAATAGTGATATACCCACAATCCAAATATTAGATATTAGATTATCTATAATCACATAATTTCCCTCAATTAGTGTAATTTTCGAATCTGACTGCTGAACTTTTAAAAATAATATACTACTATTTTTGAAACTCCAGCAAGAAACACCATACAATCATCCTGCTTTTTTATTTTGTTTCAAGATTGCATTTTTAGTATTTTAAGCTACTTCCACCGATGAATTCACGCACTACAGAACTAAAAGGAACTGCGGAGTCATCATCTACAGCTTTTACTTCTTCGAGAAATTCTTTTATTCTTTTTGCCCTTTTATATGCATCCGCCTTGAGAGGATCGTCTTCAAATTTTTTCGTCCAATCCACAAAATTTTCTATCATTTTCGCAGAATATAAGGCAACTTCATACGGCATCGCACTATTTATTATATAGTCGGTGGCGTTTATATATGGAATGATGTTTCGGAGTTCACTGCTACGAACGTAATGCCAATGTTCGAGAGTTTGTTGCGGGTCATAAGCACGATGCATGGAATCCCTCAGCATTCTCCTCATCATCCTCAAATCCGTCCATCTGATATATTTTCCTTTTGAATTTTTCATCTGCAAGAGGGGTTCAAGAAAAAGTTTGAATTTATTTTCATCCGGCAGGTCTTTGCTCATTTCAGGATAAAGTCCGTGCAAACTATCAATTAACAGAATTTCATTATTCTTGAGTTTCATCGGTTTTTTATGCAAGTATCGAGTTCCGGTTTTGAAATCGTAAAATGGGATGGCAACTTCTCTGCCTTCTACAAGTTCGAGAAGATGCTGATTGATCATCTCCAAATCCAGCGCTTGGGGAGTTTCAAAATCATAATCGCCAAATTCATCCTTCGGGTGCATTTCAAGATCGAAAAAATAATTATCAACGTTCAAGGTAATGAAATTTAGCCCATGCTTTTTCAATCTTTGCTCGATCTTAATCGTAGTCGTGGTTTTACCTGATGAAGATGGTCCGCTAATGATCACCGTTTTTATTTTGTCTTTTTTGGTAAGTATCATTTCCGCAGCAACATCCACTTCCAACTCATAGGCTTTTTCTGATTCATACACAATGTGCGAAAACTCGCCTTTTTCAATTCTTTTATTTAGCGATTTTATCGTATGCAAATTATTTGTCGAAGCCCAATTGAGCACTTTCCACAATTTATGCCAGGGGATATTTTCCGATGGGTGAAATGATTTTTCATTTTTTTGTTTCCTTCTTCGATTTTGCTCATTACGGTAAAGAATATATGCTTTTGCTACTTCATCATGCCCGTTTTTTATCAGAACTTGTTCAACAATATCTTGAATGTTCTCCACGTGTGGTGATTCCAAGTTCGGAAATTTTGCTTCCAAGATTTCCACGACCTGCTCTGTCATCCCTTCTGTTGGTTTCTTATCTCTACCACCCACCGCTACAGCAGCACGATACATCGCATTCTTGATCCGAATTGGTTTGAAAGGGACTTTTGTTCCATTACGTTTTATCACGTGTGATATTTTTTGGTTTTTCATTTTTAGTTTTTTTAATTCTCCATAATTATTTCTGTATATATTTTGATGAAAAATAATATTTTGAATTTATATGTCAATGTTATCCCCAATTTCTCACGAAGACCCGAAGACGAAATATGGTAGGAAAATTGCAACATCCGGGAGGTTTAAAACAGTTTTTTGTTTTTAATTAGAACCTGTCCGTAAACTCCAAAACCTTGCGGATGGTTGGAAACCTCCGCAATGGTTAAAAAATCTAAACGACGACCATTGCGGAGGTTGCGGATAACAAATCCCGTTGGAAAACAACCATCCGCAAGGTGCTTATTCAAGCGGGGACGCTTGAACTACTTAACAGATAGGCTCGAATTATGATAAGGGAAAAACAAGATTTATAAATAATTTACAATCCGTTAAAAATCATATCTGACTTTCAGATAGACCATATCATTTTCATTATACTGCCCGAAATTTCCCTCATCACCCAAGAAGAGATTCATACCAAGAAGCAGGTTAAATCCATCTGAGAAATCATAACTTATTTTTGGACGCAAGAGAGCATTTTCGTCATTAATTCCATAATATGCAAATATATCCAACTGAAGAGTTTCGTTCAAAAATGTTTTTGATGCAAGAAATGTGACTGTGCTGGTAAATTCATCTTTGCTGATATCATCGTCATAATCAAGAATATACTCTTGAATCAATTGCAAACTGACGTTCACATCAAACCAATTGTGGTCATATCCCCAAAGATAATGCAGATAATCTTTCTTTTGCAGACCATCCGGGGGGAAATTTTGAAAGTACGATGGAAAATTTATAGCAAATCGTTTGTCAAAATAATATGCACTTTCTCCGCGCACAACTGCTCCACCAACCGCTTTGCTAAAACTTGCTCCAACCAAAGGTAGCCGATGGTATTCTGATTTTATCACAGCACTTGTATCATTCACTTGTGGGTGAATATGCATTGCCGGATTATCGTCCCACAAATAGGCAGTCATCAATTCGAAATCTATAAAACTTCCGAGATAGGAATATTTGAAGGCTACTTCGCTGTTGGACAATTTATTTTCAACTTCGGTATTTGAATTGTCAAAACTGACAGGGATAGGAAATTCCGGTAATTTTGGTGACCAAACAGAATTTGTATCAGGAATAATTGTTGGTTGGAAAGTAGGAATCCAAACTGCTTCGAAGGTGGAATTGCCAAGATAATAGTCTAATTTAACGGCATTTATGCCGATGCGAATTTCATCGAAATCCGGTAGAATGAATTCGGATAGATCGCGTGGTGAGATACCATCTGTGATAAAAACGCCGTCTGCTTTGCCCCAGATTATTTGCTGTTTTCCGATTCTGAGATCAAAATCATCAAAATACAAATCAAGATATGCCTGCCTCAAAATGATGTCCAATTCTTTTTCGATACCAGAATAAGCAAAAACAGGATTTGCAAATAGTGCCGCATTACCTTTGCCATACTCTAATTTCCAATTAAAAGTATTCTGCACTACAGAATACTTATTGTCCTGTTCAGTTAATACACCGAGATAACTTCGGACAAATCCGCGTTGGTTGATCTGGGCGTTTGACGTCGTAATTGTTGCTACAAATAATATTATTAATAGTAAATGTTTCATTTTTTCCTTTCATTTAGTAATAATTTGGAGTGCAACATCCGTGATGTTGCAAATTGGAATTCATACATTTTTTTCGGATAAATTGGGTAGAATTTGGATTTTTAATAAAAGATATTCCCCCATAGAAGTAAAATAAAAAAGATCATTTCACGGGGCAGACGGATTTTTTACTCCAAAGAAAAATATCACGGATATTTTACTCCAAAGAAAAATATAACCCCTGTGAAATCCCAGTGAAATCCCAGTGAAATAAAAAAGATAAAATCATTTCACCCGAATGAAATATCAAAAAAAATAGATTTCACTGGGCAGGCGGGATAAATAAAACAGATAATCCGCCGGCTGGCGGACACGAGGCAGGCGGATATTTTACTCCAAAGAAAAATATCACGGATATTTTACTCCAAAACTCCAAACTAAATACCTCTTTTCATCATTCGTTCGGTAAATTTGCTGTCGGATACTCCGGTATCTAATTTCACATTTTCTAATATCATTTTGGTTTTATGGTCGGACTGAACATTATGCATTTCGGAAAACGTGATAATCAGGCAATCCTTAATCTTCTGATAATCTTTCACATAAAGAATTTTTAAGAGATCGCCATCTTCATCGTAAAATTCTTTTTTCAAGGCGATCCATTTGTCTTTAATGACCCAGATTTTCGTTTTGGAATACATATATTCTTCTTCCTTCGGAACACTTTCCACCACGTAGCATTCCACCCCATCCACTGTTTCGTTTCTCAATAATGTGTGAGTGTCATCGTTTGGATGACGGTCGCCGAGATCATCATAAGTAAAATCAGAGCCCATAAAATAATCGCTTTTACTGTCGCTGGAAATCCGTTTGACTCTTCGCAAAGCCGGTAGATAAATCCACTGATCATCATTGCGACCTTCTTCGTCATAGCTCCAATTCATAAAAGAGGTATTGCGGACATCAGCGGGAGAGATAAAGAACATTATTTTTTTCTCCATATTGTCAAATTCTTTTAGATATTGCTT
It contains:
- a CDS encoding outer membrane lipoprotein-sorting protein produces the protein MLKQLKNGLMSQIIFSVLFITILVVSANLNAAKITGLQVIKYVYNRSTGDDQTANLTMTLINSRGDERVREIKQYLKEFDNMEKKIMFFISPADVRNTSFMNWSYDEEGRNDDQWIYLPALRRVKRISSDSKSDYFMGSDFTYDDLGDRHPNDDTHTLLRNETVDGVECYVVESVPKEEEYMYSKTKIWVIKDKWIALKKEFYDEDGDLLKILYVKDYQKIKDCLIITFSEMHNVQSDHKTKMILENVKLDTGVSDSKFTERMMKRGI
- a CDS encoding KpsF/GutQ family sugar-phosphate isomerase; amino-acid sequence: MSINEEIKKIISQEARALTELSQKIPIEINSVISEICICKGKIVVTGMGKTGIIARKISASLASTGTNSVYLHPADAIHGDLGMVMRDDIIIMISNSGETEELIEMIPYFRNHNNRIFLMTGNLSSSLAKEADFVMDIGVPSEFEPLGIVPTVSTTTALAMGNAIVSVVMKQKNFQKEDFALRHPGGFIGKRLLLKVKDIMHSGNENPVVKQDVSLKNAILVMTSKGLGCINIVNDEGKLVGMITDGDLRRILQEHKNPLNMEIKSLMTSNPIHITPQTSGIDTLELMEKHAITMLPVVDDDGKPIALVHMHDLIKAGLVKK
- a CDS encoding addiction module protein → MNGIDKIISEAESLSVTGRIFVIDSLLKSLNSPNPETDKKWVQLAKKRLEDIRSNNVKTVAGNEVFAKIRERFSK
- a CDS encoding DUF1302 family protein, with translation MKHLLLIILFVATITTSNAQINQRGFVRSYLGVLTEQDNKYSVVQNTFNWKLEYGKGNAALFANPVFAYSGIEKELDIILRQAYLDLYFDDFDLRIGKQQIIWGKADGVFITDGISPRDLSEFILPDFDEIRIGINAVKLDYYLGNSTFEAVWIPTFQPTIIPDTNSVWSPKLPEFPIPVSFDNSNTEVENKLSNSEVAFKYSYLGSFIDFELMTAYLWDDNPAMHIHPQVNDTSAVIKSEYHRLPLVGASFSKAVGGAVVRGESAYYFDKRFAINFPSYFQNFPPDGLQKKDYLHYLWGYDHNWFDVNVSLQLIQEYILDYDDDISKDEFTSTVTFLASKTFLNETLQLDIFAYYGINDENALLRPKISYDFSDGFNLLLGMNLFLGDEGNFGQYNENDMVYLKVRYDF
- a CDS encoding ATP cone domain-containing protein, whose product is MKNQKISHVIKRNGTKVPFKPIRIKNAMYRAAVAVGGRDKKPTEGMTEQVVEILEAKFPNLESPHVENIQDIVEQVLIKNGHDEVAKAYILYRNEQNRRRKQKNEKSFHPSENIPWHKLWKVLNWASTNNLHTIKSLNKRIEKGEFSHIVYESEKAYELEVDVAAEMILTKKDKIKTVIISGPSSSGKTTTTIKIEQRLKKHGLNFITLNVDNYFFDLEMHPKDEFGDYDFETPQALDLEMINQHLLELVEGREVAIPFYDFKTGTRYLHKKPMKLKNNEILLIDSLHGLYPEMSKDLPDENKFKLFLEPLLQMKNSKGKYIRWTDLRMMRRMLRDSMHRAYDPQQTLEHWHYVRSSELRNIIPYINATDYIINSAMPYEVALYSAKMIENFVDWTKKFEDDPLKADAYKRAKRIKEFLEEVKAVDDDSAVPFSSVVREFIGGSSLKY
- a CDS encoding ATP-binding protein, giving the protein MLINFKVANFLSIFEEQELSLYPNGRLRKKNNHIYKTEKKKHTDVLKSSVLYGANSSGKTNLIKAILFAKDFIVNGSKSKKLINITNFKLLKNNTNPSKFQFEIYINNNCYEYGFEIKDNVIKSEWLKSVTKYSENYYFIRNFINGKNNIEYKNKINNDDMKLVRKSCMLEVRDNQLLLTVLNDKNPNTIEKHYREVYRWFDKILMVITPQSKFHGIQIEIKKDEKLYAFFNQYLNILDTGIDKLAFHKYKLDDSKLNIPAFIKNDIKNKLQEKTEIVAISNNNNEYYCIYLNESGEYIAGKLKAKHKRIDSKSFVELDFNEESAGTHRIFELLPILYTAINTEKVILVDELGRSFNSLVSAKFFELFFEMTENKPSQLIATTHDLILLDLNKFRRDEIWFIKKDIKNQSILYSLEEFLTRFDKKLRKAYLEGRYGAIPILDNISGGQ
- a CDS encoding type II toxin-antitoxin system RelE/ParE family toxin — its product is MNFSFHPEAEEEFYKAIDYYEMCENGLGYDFSIEIYCTIQSIIEYPNAWSILEDNIHRCLTNRFPYGILYSIETNEILILAVMNLHRGPNYWKERIP
- the argF gene encoding ornithine carbamoyltransferase; translated protein: MTLNLKGRSFLTLKDFSGKEIEGLINLAIDLKKQKKEGILKKKMEGKNIALIFEKASTRTRCAFVTAAFNEGAHPEFLGKNDIQIGKKETVKDTARVLGRMFDGIEFRGFSHKSVETLAKYAGVPVWNGLTDEFHPTQILADFMTVKENFQKLNGIKFAYLGDGRNNMANSLMIGAAKVGIDFRIVAPKSLHPADDLVNLCNEYAKETGAKITLTDSIDEGVKNADVIYTDVWASMGEEDKIPERIKLLKPYKITRKMLDKTENNDVIFLHCLPSFHNHETLMAQKYPDICEVEEEVFESKNSKVFDEAENRLWTIQSVMVSTIS
- a CDS encoding RloB family protein, with product MPPSRYSRKSKCRTPIRFYISPEGSKTEYNYFNSIELKKELRLENIEIIPIPRKIKDTRSAPKDVLDRLNNYLGKNKINPSKFNFCSLVIDYDNWGNKKLKQINKSIKQKNYHLYVSNPCLELWFILHKKDAICAYATPDNKRINTPDKCKKLCNSLFHGSYHKLYSLTEIAIKNAKKLDNNSEEDWPNDIGTHLYKLFEKLIANSK